One genomic segment of uncultured Tolumonas sp. includes these proteins:
- a CDS encoding phytoene/squalene synthase family protein, whose amino-acid sequence MTEPLQAELLAKVSRTFALTIPQLPAPLADWVGNAYLLCRIADTIEDEPTLSCEDKTNFIQLFLDVLSGKQPAECLHQQLSPHLSSGTSAAEQELIAQTVSVIAHYQQFPAEVQQILLRGVAIMSHGMTRYQTLASPHGLDDQTALDHYCYAVAGVVGEMLTALFIAYRPSLSAQREELAALSVSFGLGLQLTNILKDVWDDAKRGVCWWPQTLVSQQGIVWPPSGNPTLIASRQELVAIAHGHLRDALEYTLAIPAEEQGLRQFCLWAIGMAVLTLQKIQHSDAYLTGHNVKITRRDVRNVILGCRLTGRYDRGLRWLFAWWSRGLACQRRCSRQLYQTVSCW is encoded by the coding sequence ATGACTGAACCGCTACAAGCCGAATTATTGGCTAAAGTATCTCGCACCTTTGCGCTGACGATTCCTCAGTTGCCTGCGCCATTGGCCGATTGGGTGGGAAATGCCTATCTGTTATGCCGGATCGCCGATACCATCGAAGATGAGCCAACGCTCTCTTGTGAAGATAAAACCAATTTTATTCAGCTATTTCTGGATGTACTGTCAGGTAAACAACCTGCGGAATGCCTGCATCAGCAGCTTTCGCCGCATTTATCCTCGGGAACCTCGGCTGCAGAACAAGAGCTGATTGCACAAACCGTCAGCGTCATTGCACATTACCAACAATTCCCCGCAGAAGTGCAGCAAATCTTATTACGCGGCGTGGCGATCATGAGTCACGGCATGACCCGTTATCAGACACTGGCGTCCCCACATGGGTTAGATGATCAAACTGCCTTAGATCACTACTGTTATGCGGTAGCTGGCGTGGTCGGTGAAATGCTGACAGCCTTGTTTATTGCTTATCGTCCGTCATTGAGCGCACAGCGCGAAGAGCTGGCGGCGCTTTCTGTGTCATTTGGCTTAGGTTTGCAGCTGACGAATATTCTGAAAGATGTCTGGGATGATGCGAAACGCGGTGTGTGCTGGTGGCCACAAACACTGGTGAGTCAACAAGGCATCGTCTGGCCGCCGAGCGGTAATCCAACATTGATTGCTAGTCGGCAAGAGTTAGTTGCCATTGCCCATGGCCATCTGCGCGATGCGCTGGAATACACGTTAGCGATACCGGCAGAAGAGCAGGGGCTGCGGCAGTTTTGTTTATGGGCTATCGGTATGGCTGTATTAACGCTGCAGAAGATCCAGCATTCTGATGCCTATCTTACCGGCCATAACGTCAAAATTACTCGCCGCGATGTGCGAAATGTCATTCTCGGTTGTCGCTTAACTGGCCGTTATGATCGTGGTTT